The Raphanus sativus cultivar WK10039 chromosome 2, ASM80110v3, whole genome shotgun sequence genome includes a region encoding these proteins:
- the LOC108841689 gene encoding phosphate transporter PHO1 homolog 1-like has translation MVKFTKQFEGQLVPEWKDAFVDYSQLKKDLKKIHLLTNEIEKKHTETETSLIKTIKSSLGKLSIFGNKERERSRAIKVHRKLASSGSNSDVYETELLEKIADDTDAAKEFFICLDTQLNKVNQFYKTKEKEFLERGECLKKQMEILIELKDAFKQKQANGESTQESKEDDSISCTILCEEDSIRSRAEQTELKESCLEDLKNNGEEALESPRPEEPIKINNEDSKLRTVSGRVFSCQGRNLKIKIPLTNPSRTLSAISYMIKEDLINQSSSKKCGPDGVNKLRISKKKLSHAEKMIKGALTELYKGLNYLKTYRNLNMLAFMNILKKFDKVTGKQILPIYLKVVESSYFNSSDKVINLSDEVEEWFIKHFAGENRRKAMKYLKPHHRKESHSVTFCIGLFTGCFVAVLAGYIIVAHLTGMYRKHPENTFYMETAYPVLSMFGLLFLHLFLYGCNIFMWRKARINYSFIFELRSENELKFRDVFLICTASMSVITGVMFAHLSLLAKGYSFGQVQVIPGLLLLVFFLILICPLNIFYKSSRYRLISVIRNIVFSPLYKVVMLDFFMADQLCSQVPMLRNLEYIACYYITGSYATQDYGYCMRVKYYRDLAYAVSFLPYYWRAMQCARRWFDEGETSHLVNLGKYVSAMLAAGTKVAYEKERSIGWLCLVVAMSSIATIYQLYWDFVKDWGLLQRNSNNPWLRNQLMLRQKYIYYFSMVLNLVLRLAWLQTVLHSSFEHVDYRVTGLFLAALEVIRRGHWNFYRLENEHLNNAGKFRAVKIVPLPFREVDEED, from the exons ATGGTGAAGTTCACTAAGCAGTTTGAGGGGCAGCTTGTGCCTGAATGGAAAGACGCCTTTGTCGATTACTCTCAGCTCAAGAAAGACCTCAAGAAAATCCATTTGTTAACCAATGAAATTGAGAAGAAACACACAGAAACAGAAACTTCACTCATCAAAACCATCAAGTCTTCTCTAGGAAAGCTTTCCATTTTCGGTAACAAGGAACGAGAACGCTCTCGTGCCATCAAA GTTCATAGAAAGCTTGCCTCTTCTGGGAGTAACAGTGACGTGTATGAGACGGAACTTCTGGAGAAGATTGCTGATGATACCGATGCTGCGAAAGAGTTCTTCATTTGTCTGGACACACAGCTTAACAAAGTGAATCAATTCTACAAGACAAAGGAGAAAGAGTTCTTGGAGAGAGGAGAGTGTTTGAAGAAGCAAATGGAGATACTCATTGAGCTTAAAGATGCTTTCAAACAAAAGCAAGCCAATGGAGAGTCTACTCAAGAATcaaaagaagatgactcaataTCATGCACCATCTTATGTG AGGAAGACTCTATTAGGAGCAGAGCAGAGCAAACAGAACTTAAAGAATCTTGCTTAGAGGATCTGAAGAACAATGGGGAAGAAGCATTGGAGTCTCCGAGACCAGAAGAACCGATCAAAATCAACAACGAGGACTCGAAGCTGAGGACGGTTTCTGGTCGAGTTTTCAGCTGTCAGGGGAGGAATCTCAAGATAAAGATTCCACTGACAAACCCTTCTCGTACATTATCAGCTATAAGTTACATGATCAAAGAAGATTTGATAAACCAATCATCGTCCAAGAAATGTGGTCCAGATGGAGTAAACAAGCTGAGAATCAGCAAGAAAAAACTAAGTCACGCCGAGAAGATGATCAAAGGAGCTTTGACAGAACTCTACAAAGGGTTAAATTATCTCAAAACTTACAGAAACTTGAACATGTTAGCCTTCATGAACATTCTAAAAAAATTCGATAAG GTTACTGGAAAACAAATCCTTCCAATTTACCTCAAAGTGGTTGAAAGTTCTTACTTCAACAGTTCAGACAAG GTGATAAATTTATCAGACGAAGTTGAAGAATGGTTCATCAAGCACTTCGCAGGAGAAAATCGCAGAAAGGCAATGAAATATCTGAAACCGCACCACCGTAAAGAGTCTCACTCTGTCACCTTCTGCATTG GTCTCTTCACTGGTTGCTTTGTTGCTGTTCTTGCTGGTTACATCATTGTGGCTCATCTGACTGGAATGTATAGAAAACACCCTGAGAACACTTTTTACATGGAAACTGCATATCCTGTACTAAG CATGTTTGGGCTCTTGTTTCTACACTTATTCTTATATGGTTGCAACATATTTATGTGGCGAAAAGCGAGGATAAACTATAGTTTCATATTCGAACTTAGGTCTGAAAATGAGCTCAAGTTCAGAGATGTTTTCTTGATATGTACCGCTTCAATGTCTGTGATAACCGGTGTCATGTTTGCTCATCTCTCGCTTCTCGCAAAAGGTTACTCCTTTGGACAAGTTCAAGTGATCCCTGGACTTTTATTACTG GTCTTCTTCTTAATACTGATATGTCCCttaaatattttctacaaaTCGAGCCGTTACCGGCTTATATCAGTCATCAGAAACATTGTTTTCTCACCTCTTTACAAAGTCGTGATGCTCGATTTCTTCATGGCTGATCAACTTTGCAGCCAG GTACCGATGCTAAGGAACCTAGAATACATAGCCTGTTACTATATAACAGGTAGCTATGCGACACAGGACTATGGGTATTGTATGAGAGTCAAGTACTACAGAGATCTCGCCTACGCAGTTTCGTTCCTTCCATACTACTGGAGAGCAATGCAG TGTGCAAGGAGGTGGTTTGATGAAGGTGAAACCAGCCACCTAGTGAACCTAGGGAAGTACGTGTCAGCGATGTTAGCCGCTGGAACCAAAGTGGCTTATGAAAAAGAGAGGAGCATTGGTTGGCTCTGCCTTGTGGTGGCTATGTCCAGTATAGCCACAATTTACCAATTGTATTGGGACTTTGTAAAAGATTGGGGTTTACTTCAACGCAATTCCAACAACCCTTGGCTTAGGAACCAACTCATGCTTcgccaaaaatatatttactactTCTCTATG GTTCTAAATCTTGTTCTAAGGTTGGCATGGCTACAAACAGTTTTGCACTCAAGTTTTGAGCATGTAGATTACAGAGTAACAGGATTGTTCTTGGCTGCTCTTGAAGTTATTAGGAGAGGACATTGGAACTTTTACCG ATTGGAGAATGAGCATCTAAATAATGCAGGGAAGTTTCGAGCTGTGAAGATAGTACCGCTTCCTTTCAGAGAAGTTGATGAAGAAGACTGA
- the LOC108842510 gene encoding uncharacterized protein LOC108842510, producing the protein MAKTVAGLSPVIAPIYSPITNRKLISFYKPHLLSYKQSPISSLHSSRTVRVIEVARKQRNRPCSVFGSLTDEADSKDSSEGQVASVDIKLPRRSLLVEFSCNSCGERTKRLINRLAYERGLVFVQCGGCLQHHKLVDNLGLIVEYDFRQETSKDLGVDQV; encoded by the exons ATGGCGAAAACGGTGGCCGGTTTATCTCCGGTTATCGCTCCAATTTATTCTCCGATAACTAACCGGAAGCTAATCAGTTTTTACAAGCCGCATCTTCTCTCGTACAAGCAAAGCCCTATATCGTCTCTACACAG CTCGAGAACTGTTCGTGTGATAGAAGTGGCACGCAAGCAAAGGAACCGGCCGTGTTCTGTTTTTGGGTCTCTCACTGATGAAGCAGACTCAAAGGATTCCTCAGAG GGACAAGTTGCTTCTGTAGATATTAAACTACCGAGGAGAAGTTTGCTTGTGGAGTTCAGTTGCAACTCATGCGGAGAGAGAACGAAACGGCTTATCAATCGCCTGGCCTATGAACGTGGTCTTGTCTTTGTCCAG TGTGGTGGATGTCTTCAGCATCATAAACTGGTTGACAATCTTGGTCTCATTGTCGAGTACGACTTCCGCCAAGAAACCTCCAAGGATTTGGGTGTCGATCAAGTTTGA
- the LOC108842509 gene encoding LOW QUALITY PROTEIN: lysine-rich arabinogalactan protein 19 (The sequence of the model RefSeq protein was modified relative to this genomic sequence to represent the inferred CDS: inserted 2 bases in 1 codon; deleted 2 bases in 1 codon; substituted 1 base at 1 genomic stop codon), which yields MLPPVVSCSFHLNKMASHSIIWLLLXVSHIISPFSANAQGPAASPPTIVPLVSAXTPPLASPATPPPTSPATPPPAVTPTSSPTPKGCTSKKPATWHPQQPQTRLSAPFVSPPPVRPSSPPAPASPAQAPTPITLPPALTPAPAKHKHKRHHQFTMPPAPAPIPHPSPLFPPVLTDPQDTAPASNSPFQNALTVTELESLERNTGSPK from the exons ATGCTTCCACCAGTTGTCTCCTGCAGCTTTCATCTTAACAAAATGGCTTCACATTCAATCATTTGGTTGCTTCTTTAAGTTTCTCATATCATCTCTCCCTTTAGTGCAAATGCACAAGGACCTGCGGCTTCACCTCCAACCATTGTTCCGCTGGTTTCAGC TACTCCGCCACTAGCATCTCCAGCAACACCTCCACCAACATCTCCAGCAACACCTCCACCAGCAGTTACTCCTACTTCATCACCGACTCCAAAAGGTTGTACCAGTAAGAAGCCAGCAACTTGGCATCCACAACAACCACAAACCCGCCTCTCAGCTCCATTCGTCTCACCACCACCTGTACGGCCCTCTTCCCCACCCGCACCAGCTTCCCCTGCACAAGCACCTACACCAATAACTCTACCACCAGCTCTAACGCCGGCTCCTGCCAAGCACAAACACAAGAGGCATCACCAATTCACCATGCCCCCAGCTCCAGCACCAATTCCCCACCCGAGCCCTCTATTTCCTCCAGTTCTAACAGATCCTCAAGACACGGCACCAGCAAGCAAC TCACCATTTCAGAATGCGTTAACAGTCACTGAACTAGAATCTCTCGAAAGAAATACAGGCTCACCAAAATGA
- the LOC108842508 gene encoding tRNA(adenine(34)) deaminase, chloroplastic: MFNTYTTNSALWPRNHHAYSSLLPDRSDSYRFAKPSRSCCCCCCSYSTPSFVKPKVSINPGFVLYGLRQSTLIQWPTRLMIGVGVGGSRLLGSEYDVHCRGVTRINRRFRVRVSDECCDDRSCADDDVEAMISFLSEELIDDEDRTRSRVEEKRKVRKVDAFGRFKREEKRNGVVRENVKLEEEKYECEHCGGGGRKKKSQMESETRRGSTKLVTTAGGDTYRRKEEREVRPRRTKSSSCSSYYSLASSGGFESEAEDEDEEEDVDVDLEFRRENLRSSEKKFVEQSAKGMKSRKEVSQMGSRRKREESSAGVGSSYGKQQVFEEGEASNQAVSTNQRRRRKQISLTGNRVSESTGNYEEDMEIHEIHVNNAETNSQKHEIVGEREDERVHSIVNDSERENIESSHQQQLKERFGARYSSSEERVSEMRRRTKYSGSQEEGIHVRQNVPKPISNRQPPVEERISMQGGTRRSTERLSESSEIHDTNIKNTYVSQREDQTRDQEVHAGLVFGLQSEGRQQDSRIEQITSQNMQSDTTSVSVSHTSDVVRYTEIERRSEKRLIGKGSCTTVQLDSKAGKSGVWKDSRLDHANSTIGLQSSHGKLSEESSNSQSSLTLVSGNRLQLVDLVSEEMQGSETTLIPPTSQLVSRGSGQSHGSGGAFIQEISQGTSETGYPTAFEHPGAGAIDNTQSAGELVRLTTQEDALGSAQRLEQSSEKFVGEFVKKAKHEASTSETEERRAESSQLKRRDSRRSSGGSGAKGPSDEMWVTDSAQGTPQPVPTEGSAAEGNAILKRNGRSLWTVIADIARLRWGSRAGSPTSSAKPTGKSSPNESVSSATWFSGREHDGSSEDNTKAERVSPQEAALPDQLAVSQTPSQFESSDAIERKQQSGRHEGAVSSPPSTILEGGSASYRMPSTSGNQIVGVNEDDEGREFEFRLSESTSTEVPMRLPSRNLIRSPAVKDPSQSSVPTEQNVTVGEGRRYQAPVPETDAEQKPLVFPARSLRSPVVKKPSKSLPSIVSGSSSLREQVEKQQPLSAKSQEETGSTSAGSPLTQRKLLRNKQVVRDSFEEWEEAYRVEAERRTVDEIFMKEALVEAKKAADMWEVPVGAVLVHDGKIIARGYNLVEDLRDSTAHAEMICIREGSKALRSWRLADTTLYVTLEPCPMCAGAILQARVNTLVWGAPNKLLGADGSWIRLFPGGEGNGSEVSEKPPPPVHPFHPKMTIRRGVLESECAQTMQQFFQLRRKKKDKDSDPPAPTDHHHHHHHHHPSKLLNKMHQILPFFCL, encoded by the exons ATGTTCAACACATACACAACAAACTCAGCTCTATGGCCGAGGAATCACCACGCTTACTCCTCTTTGCTCCCCGACAGATCTGATTCTTACCGATTCGCCAAACCATCTAgatcttgttgttgttgctgctgctcgTACTCAACACCGTCCTTTGTTAAGCCTAAGGTATCTATAAACCCTGGATTCGTGCTCTATGGCCTCAGACAATCCACTCTTATCCAATGGCCTACGAGATTGATGATTGGAGTGGGTGTGGGTGGGAGCCGTCTTTTAGGTAGTGAATACGATGTGCATTGTCGTGGTGTCACTAGAATAAACCGAAgatttagggttagggtttcgGATGAGTGTTGTGATGATAGAAGTTGCGCGGATGATGATGTAGAGGCTATGATTTCGTTTTTAAGTGAGGAACTAATTGATGATGAAGATAGAACACGTAGTAGAGTTGAAGAGAAGAGGAAAGTGAGAAAGGTTGATGCATTTGGTAGGTTTAAGAGGGAGGAGAAGAGAAATGGGGTTGTTAGAGAGAATGTGAAGTTAGAGGAGGAGAAGTATGAGTGTGAAcattgtggtggtggtgggagaAAGAAAAAGTCTCAGATGGAGAGTGAGACTCGGCGTGGTTCTACTAAGTTGGTTACTACTGCTGGTGGGGACACTTATAGGAGGAAGGAAGAAAGAGAAGTGAGACCAAGAAGGACAAAGAGTTCGAGCTGTTCGTCGTATTATTCTCTTGCTTCTTCAGGGGGTTTCGAGAGTGAAgctgaagatgaagatgaagaggaggATGTGGATGTGGATCTGGAGTTTCGTCGCGAGAACTTGAGGAGTTCTGAGAAGAAGTTTGTTGAACAGTCAGCTAAAGGAATGAAATCTAGAAAGGAAGTCTCTCAGATGGGTTcgaggagaaagagagaggagagttCTGCTGGTGTGGGTTCGAGCTATGGCAAGCAGCAGGTTTTTGAGGAAGGGGAAGCTTCAAACCAGGCAGTGAGTACGaaccagagaagaagaaggaagcagATTAGTCTAACTGGTAACAGAGTGTCTGAATCGACGGGAAATTATGAAGAAGATATGGAAATTCATGAGATCCATGTTAACAATGCGGAGACGAACTCCCAAAAGCATGAGATCGTTGGTGAAAGGGAGGACGAGAGAGTCCACTCTATTGTCAATGATTCGGAAAGAGAAAATATTGAGAGCTCTCATCAGCAGCAACTGAAGGAAAGATTTGGTGCTCGTTATAGCAGTAGTGAGGAAAGAGTGTCTGAAATGCGGAGGAGAACCAAATATAGCGGTAGCCAGGAGGAAGGTATACATGTGCGCCAAAATGTTCCAAAGCCGATAAGTAATCGGCAACCTCCGGTGGAGGAAAGGATATCTATGCAAGGGGGTACGAGGAGGAGTACTGAGCGGTTATCTGAAAGTTCAGAGATCCATGACACGAACATCAAAAATACATATGTCTCGCAAAGAGAAGACCAGACTAGAGACCAAGAAGTGCATGCAGGCTTGGTTTTTGGTTTGCAATCAGAAGGGAGGCAGCAAGATTCTCGTATTGAACAGATAACCTCGCAAAATATGCAATCCGATACAACTTCTGTGTCTGTATCTCATACTAGTGATGTAGTAAGGTATACGGAGATTGAGAGAAGATCTGAGAAGAGGCTAATTGGTAAAGGAAGTTGTACAACTGTGCAATTGGACAGCAAAGCAGGAAAAAGCGGTGTTTGGAAAGACTCTAGGCTAGATCATGCTAACTCGACAATAGGGTTGCAAAGTTCTCATGGAAAGCTGTCTGAAGAGTCCTCAAATTCACAATCATCTTTGACTTTGGTATCTGGGAATAGATTGCAGCTGGTGGATCTGGTTTCAGAGGAGATGCAAGGATCTGAAACAACACTGATTCCTCCTACTTCTCAGCTAGTAAGCAGAGGCTCAGGACAAAGTCATGGAAGTGGTGGAGCTTTCATTCAAGAAATTTCTCAAGGAACTTCAGAAACTGGTTATCCCACAGCCTTTGAACATCCAGGAGCAGGAGCTATTGATAATACTCAGTCTGCTGGAGAACTGGTGAGACTTACAACACAGGAAGATGCTCTAGGTTCTGCCCAACGGTTGGAACAGTCATCGGAGAAATTTGTTGGGGAGTTTGTGAAAAAGGCCAAGCATGAAGCATCAACTTCAGAGACTGAGGAGCGAAGAGCTGAAAGCAGTCAGTTGAAGAGACGGGACTCAAGGCGTTCATCTGGTGGTTCAGGAGCAAAGGGACCTTCAGATGAAATGTGGGTCACAGATTCTGCTCAGGGAACTCCTCAACCAGTACCCACAGAAGGCAGTGCAGCAGAGGGAAAtgctattttaaaaagaaatggTAGGTCCTTGTGGACCGTTATCGCTGATATTGCTCGGCTTAGGTGGGGCTCACGAGCTGGAAGCCCGACCTCGAGTGCAAAGCCCACTGGAAAGAGTTCACCCAACGAGTCAGTTAGCAGTGCAACATGGTTTTCTGGACGTGAGCATGACGGAAGCAGTGAGGATAACACAAAAGCTGAAAGAGTTTCGCCACAAGAAGCTGCTCTCCCAGATCAATTGGCAGTTAGTCAAACTCCGTCCCAATTTGAATCTTCTGATGCTATAGAGCGGAAGCAGCAGTCTGGGAGGCATGAAGGTGCAGTCTCTTCACCACCATCCACAATATTAGAAGGTGGCTCTGCATCTTATCGCATGCCTTCCACATCCGGTAATCAAATTGTTGGCGtgaatgaagatgatgaaggtAGAGAATTTGAGTTTCGTCTCTCTGAATCAACGTCGACAGAGGTGCCAATGAGACTGCCTAGTCGGAACCTGATTAGATCTCCTGCTGTCAAGGATCCATCACAATCTAGTGTACCTACCGAGCAAAACGTGACTGTGGGAGAAGGAAGACGCTACCAAGCTCCTGTTCCTGAAACCGATGCAGAACAAAAGCCGTTAGTGTTTCCAGCTCGCAGCCTAAGGTCTCCTGTTGTAAAGAAACCTTCAAAATCCCTCCCTAGCATTGTATCTGGCAGTAGTAGCTTAAGAGAGCAGGTGGAAAAACAACAGCCTCTAAGTGCAAAGTCTCAGGAAGAAACAGGTTCCACATCGGCAGGCTCCCCATTGACACAAAGGAAACTTCTGAGGAACAAACAGGTTGTGAGAGACAGTTTTGAAGAGTGGGAAGAAGCATACAGAGTAGAAGCTGAAAGGCGAACAGTTGATGAAATATTCATGAAGGAAGCTTTAGTAGAAGCTAAGAAAGCTGCTGATATGTGGGAAGTACCTGTAGGGGCTGTGCTCGTCCATGACGGGAAGATTATCGCTCGGGGTTATAACCT GGTGGAGGATCTTCGGGATTCAACCGCCCATGCAGAGATGATTTGCATTCGAGAGGGTTCCAAAGCACTTCGTTCATGGAGGCTTGCG GATACAACACTTTATGTAACACTAGAACCATGTCCAATGTGTGCGGGAGCAATACTTCAAGCAAGGGTCAACACTCTCGTGTGGGGTGCTCCCAATAAACTTCTCGGAGCAGATGGCAGCTGGATCAG GCTGTTTCCTGGAGGTGAAGGAAATGGATCAGAAGTATCAGAAAAGCCACCGCCTCCAGTTCACCCGTTTCATCCTAAGATGACAATCCGACGAGGAGTTCTGGAATCAGAATGTGCTCAGACAATGCAGCAGTTTTTCCAGCtgaggagaaagaagaaagacAAGGACTCAGATCCACCCGCTCCTACCgaccatcaccatcatcatcatcatcatcatccgtCGAAACTCCTCAACAAGATGCATCAAATCTTACCCTTCTTCTGTCTATAG
- the LOC108815802 gene encoding transcription factor HHO2 yields MDAQKMQRCHEYVEALEEEQKKIQVFQRELPLCLELVTQAIEACRKELSSTSTTSEQCSEQTTSVSGGPVLEEFIPTKKTEENGEHESPTPPEENVKRSDWLRSVQLWNPSPDTNTNTNEVSNPERVVGKKAKVVEVKPNNSNCGGFQPFQREKKRVFSESNDPQPAAVKAVDSAPAVKAVASAPAPATTTSSTTETCGVVGKGGEEHIHQQQSQTQSQTRRKQRRCWSPELHRRFLHALQQLGGSHVATPKQIRDHMKVDGLTNDEVKSHLQKYRLHTRRPAASMTPQGNGNSQQPQFVVVGGIWVPSPPQDVPPPSDLANNGGGIYAPVTLRPPTSPQSPKRSVERSSGQCNSQAASSSTNTATSSPVS; encoded by the exons ATGGACGCCCAGAAAATGCAGAGATGTCATGAATACGTTGAAGCGcttgaagaagaacaaaagaagATTCAAGTTTTCCAACGAGAGCTTCCTTTATGTTTAGAGCTTGTCACGCAAG CTATAGAGGCGTGTCGGAAGGAGCTGTCGAGTACTTCAACGACCTCAGAGCAGTGTTCGGAGCAGACGACTAGTGTTTCCGGTGGTCCGGTCTTAGAGGAGTTTATCCCGACCAAGAAGACCGAGGAAAACGGCGAACACGAATCTCCAACTCCACCTGAAGAGAACGTTAAGAGATCAGATTGGCTCAGATCTGTTCAGTTATGGAATCCTTCACCTGACACGAACACGAACACGAATGAGGTGTCTAATCCGGAACGTGTAGTAGGTAAGAAGGCGAAAGTGGTTGAGGTGAAACCAAACAACAGCAACTGCGGTGGGTTCCAGCCGTTTCAGAGGGAGAAAAAACGCGTTTTCTCCGAGAGCAATGATCCGCAGCCCGCGGCGGTGAAAGCGGTTGATTCAGCTCCGGCGGTGAAAGCGGTTGCTTCGGCGCCGGCGCCGGCGACGACCACTAGCTCCACCACGGAGACATGTGGTGTTGTTGGTAAAGGGGGAGAGGAACATATACATCAGCAACAATCGCAAACGCAATCGCAAACGCGTAGAAAGCAAAGGCGGTGTTGGTCGCCGGAGTTACACCGACGGTTCCTTCACGCGCTTCAGCAGCTCGGTGGATCACATG TTGCTACTCCAAAACAGATAAGGGATCATATGAAAGTCGATGGATTAACAAACGATGAAGTTAAAAGCCATTTACAG AAATATAGACTTCACACAAGAAGGCCAGCGGCGTCGATGACCCCGCAGGGTAACGGAAACTCGCAACAACCGCAGTTTGTGGTGGTCGGAGGGATATGGGTGCCTTCGCCGCCACAAGACGTTCCTCCACCTTCAGATTTAGCCAACAACGGTGGTGGTATATATGCTCCAGTGACGCTGCGACCACCAACATCACCACAATCTCCTAAGCGTTCGGTGGAGAGAAGTAGCGGCCAGTGCAACTCACAGGCGGCATCTTCATCTACAAACACGGCAACTTCTTCTCCTGTGTCATAG
- the LOC130503481 gene encoding ATP-dependent Clp protease adapter protein CLPS1, chloroplastic translates to MESVICGRLALAPSSLFNSKSGDKHSVSKGPWVNNRGFLMTKSALGKGGGVLDKPIIEKTTPGRESEFDLRKSKKMAPPYRVILHNDNFNKREYVVQVLMKVIPGMTVDNAVNIMQEAHINGLAVVIVCAQADAEQHCMQLRGNGLLSSVEPDGGGC, encoded by the exons atGGAGAGTGTGATATGTGGGAGATTAGCTCTCGCACCAAGCTCTCTCTTCAATTCCAAATCAg GGGACAAACATTCTGTCTCAAAAGGACCATGGGTGAACAATCGTGGATTTCTCATGACTAAGTCTGCATTGGGTAAAGGAGGCGGTGTGTTGGACAAACCAATTATAGAGAAAACCACTCCTGGTCGTGAATCCGAGTTTGATTTGAG GAAATCAAAGAAGATGGCTCCACCGTACAGGGTGATACTACACAACGACAACTTCAACAAGAGGGAATACGTGGTTCAGGTGTTGATGAAGGTCATACCAGGCATGACTGTAGACAACGCAGTCAACATTATGCAAGAAGCCCACATCAACGGTTTGGCTGTTGTCATCGTCTGTGCTCAGGCCGACGCGGAGCAACACTGTATGCAGCTGCGTGGTAACGGCCTTCTCAGTTCCGTTGAACCTGACGGTGGAGGTTGCTGa
- the LOC108840223 gene encoding probable carboxylesterase 6, translated as MRATTVTHVTTINPINTNIHGPVIDEVEGLIRFYKDGHVERFQLVPCVGPSLPLDLGVACSDVHIDKLTNIWARLYVPLVTKSSPVFNSKLPLLVYFHGGGFCVGSASWSCYHEFLARLSASSRCIIMSVNYRLAPENPLPAAYEDGVNAIIWLKKTRKDNLWSTLCDFKKIFLAGDSAGGNIAHNVAARLRAADALIQPLKIEGTILIQPFFGGEARTESERRVENNAKSSVLTLAASDAWWRLALPGDANREHPYCKPVKINTRTLVCVAEMDVLMDREMEMCDGSEKMIKRVVYQGVGHAFQILGKSQLAHTMTQEMLCHIDDFIHQCDSSI; from the coding sequence ATGAGAGCAACCACAGTGACCCATGTGACGACCATTAACCCTATTAACACCAACATTCATGGACCGGTCATAGACGAAGTGGAAGGCTTAATAAGATTTTACAAAGACGGTCACGTGGAACGATTTCAACTCGTGCCATGTGTGGGTCCGTCACTACCCCTGGATCTCGGTGTGGCTTGCTCTGATGTTCACATAGACAAGTTGACTAACATATGGGCACGTCTCTATGTCCCACTGGTGACCAAGTCTTCGCCGGTCTTTAACTCTAAGCTCCCTTTGCTTGTCTATTTCCACGGTGGAGGTTTCTGCGTCGGCTCGGCTTCTTGGTCGTGCTACCACGAGTTCTTGGCCAGGTTGTCCGCTAGCTCAAGGTGCATAATCATGTCTGTAAATTACCGTCTAGCCCCTGAGAATCCTCTTCCAGCAGCTTACGAAGATGGAGTCAATGCCATTATTTGGCTCAAGAAAACAAGAAAGGATAACTTGTGGTCCACGCTATGTGACTTTAAGAAGATATTCTTGGCCGGAGACAGCGCCGGAGGCAACATCGCACACAATGTCGCCGCGAGATTGCGAGCCGCTGACGCTCTTATACAGCCATTGAAGATAGAAGGAACAATCTTGATCCAGCCTTTCTTCGGTGGGGAGGCGCGTACGGAGAGCGAGAGGCGCGTGGAGAACAATGCAAAGAGCTCAGTGCTGACACTTGCGGCCTCAGACGCGTGGTGGAGGCTGGCTTTGCCAGGTGACGCAAACAGAGAGCATCCGTATTGTAAACCGGTGAAGATCAACACGAGGACGCTGGTATGCGTGGCGGAGATGGATGTGCTGATGGATAGAGAGATGGAGATGTGCGATGGTAGTGAGAAAATGATCAAGCGCGTGGTGTACCAAGGCGTTGGTCATGCGTTTCAGATTCTTGGAAAGTCCCAGCTTGCTCACACGATGACTCAAGAGATGTTATGCCACATCGACGATTTCATCCACCAATGTGATTCTTCTATTTAG